A window of the Gossypium hirsutum isolate 1008001.06 chromosome A05, Gossypium_hirsutum_v2.1, whole genome shotgun sequence genome harbors these coding sequences:
- the LOC107959650 gene encoding probable sugar phosphate/phosphate translocator At1g06470 isoform X2, giving the protein MVKSSFNKEKVECTGTTDTLSGNQASGLHRDSSFSLWVDEDGTIHLEHHSVNTSTTAENSDFELPMLNQSELQNMIVEGVRFNKFPEQSMHLIGDSTVDNIQGGDSAGEYVPFDIENESALSIGSSDICDDGDIAIGSPKALPLISDSSISLVDVLKTLFFILVWYTFSTFLTLYNKTLLGDDLGKFPAPLLMNTVHFTMQAVLSKLITWYWSHKFLPTDPMTRRDYFYKVVPTALSTALDVNLSNASLVFISVTFATMCKSATPIFLLLFAFAFRLESPSLHLLGIILVISVGILLTVSKETGFQFWGFVFVMLAAVMSGFRWCMTQILLQKPMVGLKNPLTFMSYVTPVMAVVTALLSLLLDPWDQFTKNSYFNSSWHIARSCFLMLFGGTLAFFMVLTEYILVSITSAVTVTLAGVVKEAVTILVAVFYLQDEFTWLKGAGLLTIMVGVSLFNWYKYLKLQKGKLEEDEAAIALTANHAAKYVILDKMED; this is encoded by the exons ATGGTAAAGAGTAGTTTcaataaagaaaaagttgaatGCACAGGCACAACTGATACTCTAAGTGGAAATCAAGCTTCAGGTCTTCACAGGGACTCTTCCTTCTCTCTCTGGGTTGATGAAGATGGGACAATTCATTTGGAACACCATTCAGTGAATACCAGTACCACTGCAGAAAACTCTGATTTTGAGTTGCCTATGCTTAATCAGAGTGAGTTACAAAACATGATAGTAGAAGGGGTTAGATTCAATAAATTTCCAGAGCAAAGTATGCACTTGATTGGTGATAGTACCGTGGACAATATACAAGGAGGAGATAGCGCTGGGGAATATGTACCTTTTGATATCGAAAATGAATCTGCTTTGAGTATAGGATCATCAGATATTTGTGATGATGGAGACATTGCTATTGGGAGTCCAAAAGCATTGCCCCTGATTTCTGACAGCTCCATTTCTCTTGTGGATGTGTTGAAAACTTTGTTCTTTATACTTGTATGGTACACTTTCAGCACATTTTTGACTTT GTACAACAAAACCTTGTTGGGAGATGACCTTGGGAAGTTTCCAGCTCCCTTGTTGATGAATACTGTCCACTTCACCATGCAAGCTGTTTTATCAAAACTGATCACATGGTATTGGTCTCATAAATTTCTCCCTACTGATCCAATGACACGGAGAGATTACTTCTACAAAG TTGTACCTACGGCTCTTTCAACAGCACTGGATGTTAACCTGAGCAACGCTTCCCTGGTTTTCATATCTGTTACTTTTGCCACAATG TGTAAATCTGCAACTCCTATATTTCTTCTCCTATTCGCTTTTGCATTCAG GTTGGAGTCTCCAAGCCTTCACCTTTTAGGAATTATCTTGGTAATCTCTGTTGGGATTCTATTAACAG TTTCAAAGGAGACAGGTTTTCAGTTTTGGGGTTTTGTTTTTGTCATGCTTGCGGCTGTTATGTCTGGATTCCGCTGGTGCATGACTCAAATACTTTTGCAG AAGCCTATGGTAG GTTTGAAGAACCCACTTACCTTCATGAGCTACGTGACTCCGGTAATGGCTGTTGTGACAGCTCTTCTTTCTCTCTTATTGGACCCGTGGGATCAATTCACGAAGAACAGTTATTTTAATAGTTCATGGCATATTGCTCGAAGCTGCTTTTTGATGCTTTTTGGTGGAACACTCGCATTCTTTATG GTTTTAACAGAGTACATCCTTGTTTCTATAACAAGCGCAGTTACAGTGACACTAGCTGGGGTTGTGAAGGAGGCTGTCACCATATTG GTTGCCGTATTTTACTTGCAAGATGAGTTTACGTGGTTAAAAGGTGCTGGACTCCTAACAATCATGGTTGgtgtcagtttattcaactggtACAA ATACCTAAAGCTGCAGAAGGGCAAACTAGAAGAAGATGAAGCAGCAATAGCGCTCACAGCCAATCATGCCGCTAAGTATGTCATCCTTGACAAGATGGAGGATTAA
- the LOC107959650 gene encoding probable sugar phosphate/phosphate translocator At1g06470 isoform X1 has protein sequence MVKSSFNKEKVECTGTTDTLSGNQASGLHRDSSFSLWVDEDGTIHLEHHSVNTSTTAENSDFELPMLNQSELQNMIVEGVRFNKFPEQSMHLIGDSTVDNIQGGDSAGEYVPFDIENESALSIGSSDICDDGDIAIGSPKALPLISDSSISLVDVLKTLFFILVWYTFSTFLTLYNKTLLGDDLGKFPAPLLMNTVHFTMQAVLSKLITWYWSHKFLPTDPMTRRDYFYKVVPTALSTALDVNLSNASLVFISVTFATMCKSATPIFLLLFAFAFRLESPSLHLLGIILVISVGILLTVSKETGFQFWGFVFVMLAAVMSGFRWCMTQILLQKEAYGLKNPLTFMSYVTPVMAVVTALLSLLLDPWDQFTKNSYFNSSWHIARSCFLMLFGGTLAFFMVLTEYILVSITSAVTVTLAGVVKEAVTILVAVFYLQDEFTWLKGAGLLTIMVGVSLFNWYKYLKLQKGKLEEDEAAIALTANHAAKYVILDKMED, from the exons ATGGTAAAGAGTAGTTTcaataaagaaaaagttgaatGCACAGGCACAACTGATACTCTAAGTGGAAATCAAGCTTCAGGTCTTCACAGGGACTCTTCCTTCTCTCTCTGGGTTGATGAAGATGGGACAATTCATTTGGAACACCATTCAGTGAATACCAGTACCACTGCAGAAAACTCTGATTTTGAGTTGCCTATGCTTAATCAGAGTGAGTTACAAAACATGATAGTAGAAGGGGTTAGATTCAATAAATTTCCAGAGCAAAGTATGCACTTGATTGGTGATAGTACCGTGGACAATATACAAGGAGGAGATAGCGCTGGGGAATATGTACCTTTTGATATCGAAAATGAATCTGCTTTGAGTATAGGATCATCAGATATTTGTGATGATGGAGACATTGCTATTGGGAGTCCAAAAGCATTGCCCCTGATTTCTGACAGCTCCATTTCTCTTGTGGATGTGTTGAAAACTTTGTTCTTTATACTTGTATGGTACACTTTCAGCACATTTTTGACTTT GTACAACAAAACCTTGTTGGGAGATGACCTTGGGAAGTTTCCAGCTCCCTTGTTGATGAATACTGTCCACTTCACCATGCAAGCTGTTTTATCAAAACTGATCACATGGTATTGGTCTCATAAATTTCTCCCTACTGATCCAATGACACGGAGAGATTACTTCTACAAAG TTGTACCTACGGCTCTTTCAACAGCACTGGATGTTAACCTGAGCAACGCTTCCCTGGTTTTCATATCTGTTACTTTTGCCACAATG TGTAAATCTGCAACTCCTATATTTCTTCTCCTATTCGCTTTTGCATTCAG GTTGGAGTCTCCAAGCCTTCACCTTTTAGGAATTATCTTGGTAATCTCTGTTGGGATTCTATTAACAG TTTCAAAGGAGACAGGTTTTCAGTTTTGGGGTTTTGTTTTTGTCATGCTTGCGGCTGTTATGTCTGGATTCCGCTGGTGCATGACTCAAATACTTTTGCAG AAAGAAGCCTATG GTTTGAAGAACCCACTTACCTTCATGAGCTACGTGACTCCGGTAATGGCTGTTGTGACAGCTCTTCTTTCTCTCTTATTGGACCCGTGGGATCAATTCACGAAGAACAGTTATTTTAATAGTTCATGGCATATTGCTCGAAGCTGCTTTTTGATGCTTTTTGGTGGAACACTCGCATTCTTTATG GTTTTAACAGAGTACATCCTTGTTTCTATAACAAGCGCAGTTACAGTGACACTAGCTGGGGTTGTGAAGGAGGCTGTCACCATATTG GTTGCCGTATTTTACTTGCAAGATGAGTTTACGTGGTTAAAAGGTGCTGGACTCCTAACAATCATGGTTGgtgtcagtttattcaactggtACAA ATACCTAAAGCTGCAGAAGGGCAAACTAGAAGAAGATGAAGCAGCAATAGCGCTCACAGCCAATCATGCCGCTAAGTATGTCATCCTTGACAAGATGGAGGATTAA